AGTTTCGTGACAGATGACCTGGCACTCTATCCATTCCCCAATGACGAATCCGCCGGCCGCCTCCGCGCGTCGCCTCCCCCGTAGCCCATGCTGCGCCGATGGCCGCGGCGCAGCCCTCACAGCCGCGGGTCCACCGGCTCGCTCTCGAGCGCGAGCACGCCGAAGACGCACTCGTGGACGCGGCGCAGCGGCTCGCGGCGGACGAAGCGCTCCAGCGCCTCGACACCGAGGGCGAACTCGCGCAGGGCCAGCGAGCGCTTCGCGTTCAGCCCGCGCGACCGCAGGCGTTCGAGGTTCTCCGGTGCGGTGTACTCCGGACCGTAGATGAGGCGCAAATACTCGCGGCCGCGGCACTTCACCGCCGGCTGGATCAGGCCGCGCCGGCCGCGGGCGATGAAGTCCAGCGGCTTGACCACCATGCCCTCGCCGCCGCGCGCGCTGAGCTCCTCCCACCAGCGGACCGCGGCGGTTTCGCTGTCGGGATTCGTCACGTCCACGACGCGGAACAGCGTGGGAAGGAGAAGGCCCTCCCCCGGAGCGCCGGTCCCCGGTCCGGCGCGTGGGGGCAGGCTTTCAGGGCCCGCCGGCCCGGAGGGCGGCGCTCCGCTCCCCGCCAGCCGCGCCAGCGTGGCCATGTGCCACTCGTGCGGCTGGTCCGTGTGGACCTTCCCCTCCGACGCGAGCAGGTGGAACGGCGCGAGCCGGAGGTCGTCCACCGACCCCACCGGCCAGCAGTAGCGGCGGTACGCGGCCACGTACCCGGCGGCCATCGTGCGGCGGGCCTCGGTGCGGCCGCGCAGTTCGCCCACATCCAGGCCGCGGGCCTCCGCCTGCCGGAGCAGGTTCGCCGCCTCGCCCAGCATGGCCCCGGCCGACGCGCCGACGGGGGCGTACTGCTCCCGCAGCAGCGACTGCGCCTTGGCGGACCACGGCATCAGCTCGCAGTCGAGGCAGAGCCAGCCGGTGGCCAGCTCGTCCCAAAGCCCGGCGCGCGTCACGGCCTCGCGCACGCGGCCGAGGAAATCCGCCTCCAGCGCCGCATCGTCGAAGAACCGCCGCCCGGTGCGCGTATGGACGACCCCCGCGCCCTCGCCTGCGACGCCGAAGCCACGCCGGGCGGCGTCCTCGTCGCGGCAGACGATCACCACCGCGCGCGAGCCCATGTGCTTCTCCTCGCAGACCACGCGCGGCACGCCCTCCTGCCGGTAGTACGCGAAGGCCTCCGCCGGATGCTCGAGCAGGCCGGGAAGCCGGCTCGTGCCGCACGGCGACATCGTGGGGGGCAGATGGATCAGCCATTTCGGGTTCACCGCGAAGCGGCTCATCACCTCCAGCGCGGCGGTCGCGTTCTCCCCGCGGACGGTCACGCTGCCGTGCAGCCGCGTGCTCACGAGGCGCTTGCCCGTCACGTCCGCGAGGTCGAGCAGGTCGTCGTGCTGCTGCTGGGCGGAAAGGGCCGGGGCCTGCGTCTCGGGCGTGAGGAAGGGCTTCCGCGGCTCGGCATACGTCCGCCGCGCCGGTACGGACACCAGCTCCTTCTCCGGATACCGCAGCGCCGTCAGCCTCCCGCCGAAGACGCAGCCGGTATCAATGTTGATCGTCCGGTTCAGCCATTCCGGCTCCGGCACGGGCGTGTGGCCATAGACGACCATCGCCGCACCGCGGTACTCGGCGGCCCAGTCGTGGCGCACCGGCAGGCCGAACTCGTCCGTCTCGCCCGTGGTCTCGCCGTACAGCGCGAAGTCCCGCACCGCGCCCGAGCCGCGGCCGTGCATCGCCTCCTTCAGCCCCGCGTGCGCCACGACCAGCCGCCCGCCGTCGAGCACGTAGTGGCTCACGAGGTCGTCCAGAAACTTCGCCACGCGCCGGCGGAAGTCCTCGCTCTCGCCCGCGAGCTGCGCGAGCGACTCGGCGAGGCCGTGGGTGACCTGCACGTCGCGGCCCTGCAGCTTGCGCATGAGCTTCACGTCGTGGTTGCCCGGCACGCAGAGCGCCACGCCGTCCGCCACCGCCCGCATGACGAGTTTCAGCACCTGCGGCGTCTGCGGCCCGCGGTCCACGAGGTCGCCGAGGAAGACGAGCTTCCGGCCGGCGGGATGGGAGACGCGAAACGTATCGGGGAGCGCGGGCGTCGCGCCGGAGGCATCGTCGGTACCGGAGGAAGTTGAAGGCGCGACGCCTTCAACGGCACGCGGGACGCGTGCGCTCCCCATGTCCACCTCATACCCCAGCTTTCCCAGCAGCTCGACGAGCTCGTCGCAGCATCCATGCACGTCGCCGACGAGGTCGAAGGGGCCGTGCTCGTGCTTCAGGTTGTTCCAGAGCGGCTCGCGGACGATCTCCGCCGCCTCGATCTCCTCCAGGGACCGCAGGACGTGGACGCGCCGGAAGCCCTCGCGCGGCAGCCCGCGCAGCGAACGGTGGAGCTGCGCCGCCTGCTGCCGGATGACGTGCGGGCCGAAATCGCGGTCAGGCCGGGACCGGTTGCGCTCGTGCGCCACCCGCTCCGGCACGTCCAGCACGAGGGCCAACGGCAGGCAGTGGAACTCCCGTGCCAGCTCCACCAGCGGCCGGCGCGCCTCGGGCTGCACGTTGGTCGCATCCACCACCGTGAGCCGGCCGGCGGCCAGCCGTTTGCGGGCGATGAAGTGCAGCACGTCAAAGGCGTCCTTCGTGGCCGCCTGGCTGTTCTCTTCGTCGCTCACCAGCCCGCGGCAGAAGTCGGACGACAGGATCTCCGTGGGCTTGAAATGCCGCCGCGCAAACGTGCTTTTGCCCGCGCCGGACACGCCGACCAGCACGACGAGGGAGAGTTCGGGGAGGGTAAGTTTCATCCGGCGGCAACCCATCCGTTCGTCCGCACCCGTACCAGCAGGTCGTTCAGGGCCGCCCGCGTCGCCTCGCCCGGCAGCTCCGGCAACGAACTCGCCTCATGCGCCGCCTGCAGTTCGCCGCGCAGGCGCTGGTATTCCGCTTCATGAAAGGCCAGGTCCGCGTCGGCCAGAGTGGTGTTCTCGCCGCAGGTCTTGCGCTCCACCAGCCCGCCGCGGTGGGGCAGGCGGAACTCCTCGTTGAGCGTGACGAGGTTCATCTCCACCTCGCCCGTGCGCATCAGGTGGATGCCGGTGAGGAGCACGCGGTACACGCAGAGCAGCGGCTTCACCCGGCGCGGCGACTCCTTGAGGAACAGCTTCCACTGCGTCTCGGCGAACCCGAAGTAGTGGTGGGAATGGTGCCGCGTGATCAGGCCCGTGCGGCACGCCTCCTTCAGCTCCCCGTGCTCCGGCGTGGCGTGGACGATGAGCGGGGAGAAGAGCTGCTCCAGCACGTAGCCGTTCTTCTTGAGGAGCAGCCCGAAGAACTTCCGCACGTCATGCGAGACGATGTCCATCTCCAGCCCCCCGATCACCCGGCTGTCCTCCACCGTCTCGTCGCGTACTTCCAGCCCGACGACCCGCTCCAACGGCAGCACATGCGCCCCGCGCAGATCGAAGTCCGAGTCCGGCGACGGAATCCCGTAGAGATGCGCCCCGCTGATCGTGGCGAAGAGCAACGGATGCGGCTGCGGCGCGACGATGCGGTGGAGGCGGGGGTCAATCATGGTCGGCTTGTGCCATCTGGCGCGGTGCTTCGAAGTCGCGGTGGAGTTCCTGACGCCAAGCGTCCGCTTCGGGCCACCGCATTTCGCCGTTTTCCGGCTTCATCGCACATCCTCCTCCGCTGCCCGGCAGGGCGACGCCTCCTCACAAAGCGCCACGGCTTCCCTCCCCGACGGAGGCGGGCGAACGGCCAGGGTGCGTTCCCGCAGGGCATCCAGCATGGCGAGCCTCTCCGCAATCGGCCGGGTGGCGAGGCGTTGGCGGAACTCGCGCTTGCCCGCGAGGATTCTGGCGAAGGCAGAGGTCATGGCGCGTCTTTCAGGAACTGGTCCTCAAAGCGGCGCCACGCCGTCTGCAGGCCATGCCGGGCGAGGATGTCGTGGAAGCGGCCGGCGTCGAGCACGCCGGCCTCAAGGAACTGGAGCAGGCGGGCCTTGTCCTTGGCGCGGCCGGTCTGGAGCGCGATGGCGGCGAGGTGCTCGGCGGAGAACACGCGGGCGGGCATCCCGGCCACATCGCGCTCGACCGCCTGTGACATAGCCTCCTCCAGCAGCGGGCCGGAGGCGGGCAGGAATTGCACGGGCCAGCCGGCGACGACGATGTATTCGCCCTCCATCGTCGCGCCCCGGGCCTTGAGGTAGTCGAAGATCGGCTGCGGGCTCGTGAGGCGGCGCCCTGGTTCCGGCCGGAACTCGACGAAGACATCCACGTCGAGCGTGGCGACGGGTTCGAGATAGAAGGTCGCACCCACCGCGCCGCCGATGGCGTAGCGTTCGATCACGCCGTCGGCCGGCAGCCGGCTGATCGTTGCGATGGTGTCCTTGATGTTCACAGGATCGGAAGCTCTGCGGTCATCCTGTCAGCCGGAGCGGCTGAATCAATGCCTGCCGAGCACCGCCGGGCCTTGATCAGGAAACCATTCGCAGCCTCGTAGCCCGGGCGCTCGGGGAGCCTGGTCTCGGCGAGGGCGCGCTCGAAGTCGCGGTGGAGCTGCTGGCGCCACGCTGAGAAATTTTTGCAGCTCCCAGTAGCAGCTTTGCTCCGCGTTGTCCTCAAACTGCTCCGGCGCGCCAAAAAGCGACCATTGCAGGTCGGCGGGCGCGAGGCAGATGCCGCGCCGGTCGGTGTCGGAGTCGTCGGTGTCCAGGCCGTAGGCCCGCGAGCCGACGACGCAGCGGTAAATGATGACCTCCTCCAGCTCAAAGCCCGCCGGCGCCTCCGGACCCGGCAGCCTGTCCTTGAAGTGCCTGAGCACGTCGAGCTGGTCACGGGTGAGCGGCGTTTCAAAACCGTCGGGGAACCGGACGAGGAAATGCTTCTCCGCCCCGCCCGCCGGTGTGCGCGTGATGACGCCAACCGCACCGCGCGGATGCACGAGCGAGTTGTTGGTCCCACGCACCTCGACGAGCGCGACGACCTGCGTACCGGCGGAGAGGTTGTGCGGCTGATGGGACATGGCTAGGCGGACCTATCAAACACCCCCATTTGCGTCGGCGCGCCGATGGCCGCGTCCTCCGGGCCGACGGGCAGGAAGCGCACGGCGTAGCCGAAGCGGGCGGAGACGCCCTCCGCCCAGGCCCGGAACTCCGCACGCGTCCACTCGAAGCGGTGGTCGCGGTGGCGGAAGCGGCCGGCGGGGAGGCTCTCCCACTTCACGTTGTACTCCCGGTTCGGCGTGGTGAGCACCACGGTGCCGGGCCGGGCGAACTCGAAGAGCACGCGCTCGAACGCGGCCAGCCGCGGCGGGTCGAGGTGCTCGACCACCTCGACCACGGCCGCGGCGTCGAAACCGGCGAGGCGCGCGTCGCGGTACATGAGCGAGCCGTGGAGCAGCTTCAGGCGCTCCTTCTGCGGGGCGGGCAGGCGGTCGTACCGGAGCTTGTCCGCGGCCATTTCCAGGGCGCGGTGGGAGACCTCGAGGCCGAGGATGCGGGTGAACTGCCGTTCCCGGAGCAGCAGGCGCAGCAGCCGTCCCTCGCCGCAGCCGAGGTCTAGCACGGAGGCCGCGCCGCCCGCCTTGAGCACGGCGAGCACGGCGCCGAGGCGCTGCTCGTGGAGCGGCGGGGTCTCGGGCCTAGCGTCCGGGGTCCCGGGAGATGGGGCTTCGCCGTCGGTGCCGGTGCCGGGCGGGGATCCTTCCCTCACGGCATGGGACCGGTTTCCAACCGGTACGCCATCCGCCTCGCAGCCGGGTGAGGACACAGGCGGTTGCATCGGCTCATGCAGCTGAGGCTCCACTTCCGCAGGGCGGTCAGTGGGCAGGTTGCCAACCTGTCCCACGCGGGCCTCCAGCGCAGCCTCCTCGGCGTCGCGCGCCGCGGCGGCCTCGTCCGGGGCGGTGTCGCCTTCGCCGAGCTGCTCCAGGGCGTCGTCCACGAGGCCGCGGCGGTGCTTGAGGTAGCGGCGGGCGATGAGGTCGCGCGCGGGATGCGCGGCCAGCCAGCCTTCGCCGTGGCGGAGGAGCTTGGCCACCTCGTCGTCGCCGACCCAGTAGTGCTTGTCGTTGTCGAGCACGGGCACGAGCACGTAGAGGTGGCTCAGGAGCCGGTGCAGCGGCAGCGTGGCGGCGAGCGTGACGCGGTGCAGCGCGCCCTCGCCCCACTCCGGAAACTGCGCGTCCAGCGGCAGGCGCGCGGCGGCGATCTGGTAGCCGAGCGGCTCGAAGAGACGGCGCAGGAACTCCTCGCCGCTGCGGACCGGCACGGCGGGCAGGGTGGCCTCCAGCGGCAGGGGCTGGTCCGCGAGTTCCGGACGCTCCTTGCACGCGCCGGAGAGCGCGGTGCCGAACACCTCCGCCAGCGCGACGCCCAGGAAGGACGACGCGGCGTAGGGCCGGTCGTTCACGTACTGGTCGAGCAGGCCGCCCTCGCCGGCCGGCCCGCGGCGGTTGCGGACGAGGCCCACGGGGTCCACCTCGACCAGCAGCGCGGCGGTGCAGCGGTCTTCCGCCGCCTCGGGGTAGAAGACGTGCGCGCGGCCGAACGTCAGGGAGAAGGATTGCGCCCGCGCCGGGTTCTTGCGCAACAAGTAGCCAAGGTCCGTGGCGGGCCGGTGCGTGGTGGTGAGCGTGAGGAGCACTGGGAAAGCCTGCCACAAGCGCCGCATCGCGTCAGCCGCGCCGTGGTCCAAGCCTGGAGGCTGGCCTCACAAAGTGAAAAGGGTTGCCCGGCGGCCGCGGGCGGCCCGGTGTTTCCGGCGTGTCGTGCTCACGCCTGGCCGGGCAACGCCGGCTGCGGCCGCAGTCGGTGAATGCCGCGAGGCTATTGATAAGAGCTTTTCTTTCACAGACAGGCTGCATCGCCCGCCCGCGAAACGCCAACTCAGCCGTTCTCTGCCCCATTTTCTGAGGGATGGCTGTGGATTTGCTTCCAGTGGCACGTACCCGCGCCCACTCCACTCCACCGCATGGCGGCCTCGGAATGGCAACTGGCATTTCTGGAGTCGCAGAGGGGGGCGCCATAGGTGAACTGAATCGGCCGTGCGCACCTTTTGCGGAAGCGAGTCGTGTGAAGATGTATCCGAATGACTGGCAGGTCCGCCCGGCCACCGGGGTGGTTTCTGCCATCGGTATTGCCGCCGCGTTGGTCGTGGTCGGCTTCGATCGTCATTGCGATAATCGTCGGGAACGTGCTCGAACTCCTGGAGGCGATGCCGTGGGTCCATCGTGTCGGCGTTCATCGCAAGGTTGCCGTCTGGGAGCGGGGCATGCTAAGCAGCAGCGATGTTTTCTACGTTGTCGGGTGGCTTCGCGAGGGTGCTGACCATTCTGGCCGTGTCCTGGGCCGTGTCCTGCGGGAGGGTGGACGCTGCGGAGGCCCCGGGTGCGTCCGGCTGGTCGGCCGAATTTGTCAGCCCGGTGTTTGGCGGAGAGATTTTCCCCGCCGTGGCCACCGCGGTTGCGGTGACGGCCGACGGCGCGTACGTCGGCGGGAGCTTCAATCGCATTGGCGCCGTTTTGGCGGGCGCCGGCAGCCTCGCGGCCAACGGCATTGCCCGCTGGGATGGACGGGTATGGCATGCGCTGGGCAGCGGTCTGGAGAACTTCCTCAACCCGCTGTTTGACGGCACGGTCCATGCCATCGCTGTGGACGGCACGGACGTGTACGTCGGCGGCACGTTCACCACCGCGGGCGGGGAGCCGGCAAGCCGGATTGCCCGATGGGACGGCACGCGTTGGTGGCCCCTCGGGCCGGGGCTCAATGGAGCGGTGCAGTCCATCACGATCCACGGGGGGCAGGTCTATGTCGGGGGCAGCTTCAGTGCGGCCGGGGATGTGCCCCTTCTGGGCATTGGTCGTTGGGACGGAGCGGGCTGGTCACCGATCGGCAGCGGACTTGCGGCCAATTTCAGGATCCGGGCCATTGCCGTCCATGACGGCCGCATCTACGCGGGCGGCAACTTTTTCGTGATCCAGGCGGGGGGCACCTTGATCCGGTCCATCGCCGAATGGGACGGCGAGCAATGGTCCCCGGTCGGCTCGGGCGTGAACATGGAGGTCAACGCGCTCGCCGTGTACGGCGGCAACCTGATGGCTGCCGGTAACTTCACCACGGCCGGGAATGTTCCGGCGAATCTGATCGCCCGCTGGGATGGGGCCGCGTGGTCGCCGCTGGGCTCCGGACTGGGCGGCGGGTTGTTCCCGGCGGCAAACACTCTCGTGGTGCACGAAGGAGCACTGGTGGCCGGGGGAACCTTCACCACTGCGGGCGAGGTTCCGGTGACCGGGCTGGCGCGATGGAACGGCACCGACTGGGGCGCCTACGCCGACCCCCTGAACACCTCCATCGGCGTGGTGGGCACGGTGGCGGCGCTGGCGGCCGGCTCGGCGGGAGTCTATGCGGTCGGCAATTTTTCCGAGGCCGGAAGTTCCACGGTTCCCGGCCTCGCGCTCTGGGATGGCGGGCAATGGTCGGCGATGGGCAGCGGCGTCGCGGGGTCTGTGCAGGCGGCGGTGTCCACTCCCGAGGGGACGTACGTGGGTGGACAGTTTCCGACCGCTGGCGGCGTGCGGGTGAACAGTATCACCGTACGGCGCGGCGGGGCGTGGCATCCGCTGGGTGGCGGCGTGCAGGCCCTTGGCCAGCCGGGATTGATCCGGGCCATCGCCACGCATGGATCGCAGGTCTATGTGGGTGGCAGCTTCAGCGTGGCCGGTGGCGTTGCGACGACGAACGTGGCCCGTTGGGATGGCGCCACCTGGTCCGCGCTGGGAGGTGGACTGTTCGGCGGCCCTGGAGCCGGGGTCCTGTCGCTTGCCGTGGCGCCCAACGGCGACCTCGTGGCCGGCGGCGCATTCAATCAGGCCGGGGGCCAGGCCGTCCGCAACATCGCCCGCTGGAATGGATCGGAATGGTCCGCCCTTGGGGAAGGGCTCGTCGCCCCCGGTGGCGGCACTGTCCAGGCCCTTGCGTTCCTGGGCGATGCGCTCTTCGCAGGAGGGGCCTTCAACCAGCCCGTGCCGTTCCTGGCGCGGTGGGATGGCGCCGCCTGGACGACTCCCGGGGGCGCACCGGACGCCACCGTTCTCGGCCTGAGCGTTCATGATGGCCGGTTGTATGCCGGGGGGTACTTTCAGCGGATTGGAGGGTTGACCGTCAATCGGATCGCGTCCTGGGACGGCACCATGTGGGCGCCGCTGGCGTCGGGTGTGGGCACCGACTCGATGCAGGAGTATGTCGCCGTGGTGAACGCGTCCGCCGCGGGGGTGTTTGCGGGCGGTGTATTCACCAATGCCGGTCCGGTCGCCACACGGCGCATCGCCCGGTTCGATGGCACGGAGTGGTCGCCGCTCGGCAGCGGGATCACGGCGGGACCGATTGGGACGGATCCCTTCGTGTACGGGCTCGCGGTGGAGGATGGGGCGCTGCAGGTGGGCGGGGCGTTTGCCGAGGCCGGAGGTCTTCCCGCGTCGAGTTACTCGACCTGGCGGTTTGCCGTGACGCCGACGGCGCCGTCCTTGTCGGTGACCCTGTCTCCATCGGGCCTGCTGGTGCTCGCGTGGAACGCCACTGCCGGCTCCCGGTATCAACTCATGGCGACGGGGGCCCTTGGGGAGGCCTTTGCGCCCCTTGGGGAACCGCGGACCGCCACCGGCCCGGTCCTTGAGGCGACGGTCCCGGTCGCGGAGGTGTCCGGCCAATGGTACCGGGTGGACCTGCTTCCCTGAGCGGGGGTGCTTCTTCTTGAACCGAACCGGGTGCGGACCCAGGCTGAAAACCGGAGTGCGTGCCCGACATGATTGAATCCCTGCTGCTCACCACCGCCCGGGTTTCGACCTTTTACGGGAACGCCCTGCTGACCGGCGCAAGCGGGTTCTTCTTCGAACGGAACAAGCGGCGGTTTCTGGTGACGGGCCGGCACGTCCTCTGTGACGAGGCGAGCGGCCACTTCCCAAGCCGCATTGAAATCGAACTGCACAATGACCCGAAGAACCTCACGCGCTCGATCGGACTTTCGGTGCCGCTGTATCGGGATGGACGGAGCCTTTGGCGGCAGGGGAGGGATTCGGGGGGCGAGATTGATGTGGCGGTGATCGAGTTGGAGCGGGCCGCGATGCCCAAGGACGCGGCGCTCCACTGCTTCACGCCGGCACATCTTCAGGGTGCCCTGGAGGAGGTGGAGGTGGGCAGTTCCCTGCTGATTGTCGGCTTTCCCCTGGGGTTCCATGACGCCCTCCACCATCTGCCTGTCGCACGTCACGCCGCGATCGCCTCCTCCTTCGGATTGCGCTTCCAGGGAAAGGGTTACTTCCTGACGGACGCCCGGACCCACCGCGGCACCAGCGGCGCTCCGGTGGTGCTGCGCAGCCCGGAAACCGGGCCGGCGTTGCCGTGGAAGCTGCTCGGCGTGCATTCGGCCCGTATGGACATGGGGGGGCGCGATCTGGTGCAGGATGAATCGCTCGGGCTGAACTGTGCCTGGTATGCGGACATCCTGATGACGCTGACGCATTGAGCCGCAATCCACTTGCGTCCGGTTCCTCGCGGCGGAGAACGTGGGGAGGTGTCGCGCGTCCGAGCCAACATTCCCGACGATCCCCGTGTCCGGTCCGGTGACCTCACCGGACTGGTCCTGATCGGGCTGGCCGTGGCGCTTGGTCTGGCGCTGTTCACCTACGACCACGGGGACCTGGCCTCGAATGCGTCGCCGCCCAATGCGCTGATCCAAAATGCCCTCGGACGGGTTGGCGCCGCCGTGGCGGACTGGCTGATTTTTGGACTCGGGGCCTCCTCGTACCTGATTCCCGTCCTGATGATCGGTTTTGGCTGCGCCAGCTTTGTTCCGGCGCTGAGCTATCTGCGACGCACCTGGCGGGCTCCGGTCGCCGCGATCGGCCTGCTGGTTTCCTGCGCCGGCATGCTGGATCTGTTCAGCAGCGACCTGCCCCCGATGGGCACCCGCGGCAGCGCCCCGAGCGCTGGCGGGCTGCTGGGATCCCAGCTCAACTCGGTATTGGTGGTCTATTTTCTGAACCGGACCGGGGCCAAGTTGGTATACGCCACGATCTACGTCGTGAGCCTGATCCTGCTGACCGACTTCATGCTGGTGAACCTGGTGAAGCGGCTGTTCGTCCGGGTGCCGAGAAACGAGGCGGAACGACTGGCCGCGGAGCAGGCGGCCATTGAGAAGGAGGCGAAGCGGCTGGCCCGCCAGGCGCGACGCCTCGAGGAGATTGCAGATGGCGAGCCCGGGTCCGGGGCGCCCCCCGGTGCCGGAGCGTCAGCCGAAGGCGGTCCCAGCGGCCTGGGACCCGATCTGATGCCGGTTCCGGAGCCGCGGTTTCAGGACAACAGTGTGTCCGTGCTTCCCGGGGCCGCCTCGGTGGCAGCCACCGAGGGCACGCGGATCAGTGCGGCGGAGGTGGCCCGGACCCTTCCCGGCTCCGACGCGTCGGCGGGCGTCCCGACGGATGCCGCAACGCCTGGCAGCCCGCCGGTATCGGAAGGTCCGGCGGCGGACGGGGAGGGGGCTTCGGACGACACGCCGCCGGTGCCGCTGCCCGTGACGGCACCCCGGGGCCGTCTCCAGCCGCGGCGCAACAAGCCGATCACGGTGGCCACCACGCCGCTGATCGGGGACTACCGGCTGCCATCCCTGGATCTGCTGCACCTGCCGGACCACACGATCCGCCCGACCGAAACCAAGGCGGAGCTGATGGCGAACTCGCGTCTCATGGTGCAGACGCTGGCCCAGTTTGGCATCGAGGTGGCGCCCGGCGACATCACCCGGGGCCCGACCATCACCCGGTACGAGCTGCATCCGGCCCCCGGGGTGAAGCTCGAAAAAATTGTGGGCCTGACCAACAACATCACGGCGGCGCTCAAGGCGGAGCGCATCCACATCCTGGCCCCCGTCCCCGGCAAATCCTCGGTGGGCATCGAGGTCCCGAACTCGGTGAAGACCAAGGTCATCATGCGGGACCTGCTGGAATCGCCGGAGTGGCAGGGCAGCCGCGCGCGCATTCCGCTGGCACTGGGCAAGGATGTGTACGGCCAGCCGGTGATCGCCGATCTGGCGGACATGCCGCATGTGCTGATCGCCGGCAGCACCGGCTCCGGGAAATCGGTCTGCATCAACACCATCATCGCATCGCTGCTCTACCGGTTCGGCCCCGACCAGCTTCGTTTCGTGATGATTGATCCCAAGGTGGTGGAGTTGCAGCAGTACAACGCCCTGCCGCATCTGGTGGTGCCCGTCGTCACCGATCCCAAGAAGGTCATCCTCGCGCTTCGCTGGGTGGTCAACGAGATGGAGAAGCGCTACCAGATCTTTGCCAAGGTGGGCGT
This genomic stretch from Verrucomicrobiia bacterium harbors:
- a CDS encoding trypsin-like peptidase domain-containing protein encodes the protein MIESLLLTTARVSTFYGNALLTGASGFFFERNKRRFLVTGRHVLCDEASGHFPSRIEIELHNDPKNLTRSIGLSVPLYRDGRSLWRQGRDSGGEIDVAVIELERAAMPKDAALHCFTPAHLQGALEEVEVGSSLLIVGFPLGFHDALHHLPVARHAAIASSFGLRFQGKGYFLTDARTHRGTSGAPVVLRSPETGPALPWKLLGVHSARMDMGGRDLVQDESLGLNCAWYADILMTLTH
- a CDS encoding nucleotidyltransferase domain-containing protein translates to MIDPRLHRIVAPQPHPLLFATISGAHLYGIPSPDSDFDLRGAHVLPLERVVGLEVRDETVEDSRVIGGLEMDIVSHDVRKFFGLLLKKNGYVLEQLFSPLIVHATPEHGELKEACRTGLITRHHSHHYFGFAETQWKLFLKESPRRVKPLLCVYRVLLTGIHLMRTGEVEMNLVTLNEEFRLPHRGGLVERKTCGENTTLADADLAFHEAEYQRLRGELQAAHEASSLPELPGEATRAALNDLLVRVRTNGWVAAG
- a CDS encoding 3' terminal RNA ribose 2'-O-methyltransferase Hen1 gives rise to the protein MRRLWQAFPVLLTLTTTHRPATDLGYLLRKNPARAQSFSLTFGRAHVFYPEAAEDRCTAALLVEVDPVGLVRNRRGPAGEGGLLDQYVNDRPYAASSFLGVALAEVFGTALSGACKERPELADQPLPLEATLPAVPVRSGEEFLRRLFEPLGYQIAAARLPLDAQFPEWGEGALHRVTLAATLPLHRLLSHLYVLVPVLDNDKHYWVGDDEVAKLLRHGEGWLAAHPARDLIARRYLKHRRGLVDDALEQLGEGDTAPDEAAAARDAEEAALEARVGQVGNLPTDRPAEVEPQLHEPMQPPVSSPGCEADGVPVGNRSHAVREGSPPGTGTDGEAPSPGTPDARPETPPLHEQRLGAVLAVLKAGGAASVLDLGCGEGRLLRLLLRERQFTRILGLEVSHRALEMAADKLRYDRLPAPQKERLKLLHGSLMYRDARLAGFDAAAVVEVVEHLDPPRLAAFERVLFEFARPGTVVLTTPNREYNVKWESLPAGRFRHRDHRFEWTRAEFRAWAEGVSARFGYAVRFLPVGPEDAAIGAPTQMGVFDRSA
- a CDS encoding DNA translocase FtsK; translated protein: MSRVRANIPDDPRVRSGDLTGLVLIGLAVALGLALFTYDHGDLASNASPPNALIQNALGRVGAAVADWLIFGLGASSYLIPVLMIGFGCASFVPALSYLRRTWRAPVAAIGLLVSCAGMLDLFSSDLPPMGTRGSAPSAGGLLGSQLNSVLVVYFLNRTGAKLVYATIYVVSLILLTDFMLVNLVKRLFVRVPRNEAERLAAEQAAIEKEAKRLARQARRLEEIADGEPGSGAPPGAGASAEGGPSGLGPDLMPVPEPRFQDNSVSVLPGAASVAATEGTRISAAEVARTLPGSDASAGVPTDAATPGSPPVSEGPAADGEGASDDTPPVPLPVTAPRGRLQPRRNKPITVATTPLIGDYRLPSLDLLHLPDHTIRPTETKAELMANSRLMVQTLAQFGIEVAPGDITRGPTITRYELHPAPGVKLEKIVGLTNNITAALKAERIHILAPVPGKSSVGIEVPNSVKTKVIMRDLLESPEWQGSRARIPLALGKDVYGQPVIADLADMPHVLIAGSTGSGKSVCINTIIASLLYRFGPDQLRFVMIDPKVVELQQYNALPHLVVPVVTDPKKVILALRWVVNEMEKRYQIFAKVGVRNIKAFNERPRNVSPPEKQPELPLLQKREKIEPGSDGFAVEVDEQIVVPRDEDIVIPEKLSYIVVIIDELADLMLVAPADVEMAIARITQMARAAGIHCIVATQRPSVDVITGVIKANIPARIAFQVAAKVDSRTILDQMGADKLLGKGDMLYLPPGSGRLLRCQGALITDQEIEKVVAHIAAQGKPSYDAEIHQALQKAQGSMGSMSLDPDADDGTSDEDEAMLARAMDVIRSERKASTSLLQRRLKIGYGRAARLLDILEDRGVVGPSKGAEPRDVLLDLDGQGYDGGGQSMV
- a CDS encoding polynucleotide kinase-phosphatase encodes the protein MKLTLPELSLVVLVGVSGAGKSTFARRHFKPTEILSSDFCRGLVSDEENSQAATKDAFDVLHFIARKRLAAGRLTVVDATNVQPEARRPLVELAREFHCLPLALVLDVPERVAHERNRSRPDRDFGPHVIRQQAAQLHRSLRGLPREGFRRVHVLRSLEEIEAAEIVREPLWNNLKHEHGPFDLVGDVHGCCDELVELLGKLGYEVDMGSARVPRAVEGVAPSTSSGTDDASGATPALPDTFRVSHPAGRKLVFLGDLVDRGPQTPQVLKLVMRAVADGVALCVPGNHDVKLMRKLQGRDVQVTHGLAESLAQLAGESEDFRRRVAKFLDDLVSHYVLDGGRLVVAHAGLKEAMHGRGSGAVRDFALYGETTGETDEFGLPVRHDWAAEYRGAAMVVYGHTPVPEPEWLNRTINIDTGCVFGGRLTALRYPEKELVSVPARRTYAEPRKPFLTPETQAPALSAQQQHDDLLDLADVTGKRLVSTRLHGSVTVRGENATAALEVMSRFAVNPKWLIHLPPTMSPCGTSRLPGLLEHPAEAFAYYRQEGVPRVVCEEKHMGSRAVVIVCRDEDAARRGFGVAGEGAGVVHTRTGRRFFDDAALEADFLGRVREAVTRAGLWDELATGWLCLDCELMPWSAKAQSLLREQYAPVGASAGAMLGEAANLLRQAEARGLDVGELRGRTEARRTMAAGYVAAYRRYCWPVGSVDDLRLAPFHLLASEGKVHTDQPHEWHMATLARLAGSGAPPSGPAGPESLPPRAGPGTGAPGEGLLLPTLFRVVDVTNPDSETAAVRWWEELSARGGEGMVVKPLDFIARGRRGLIQPAVKCRGREYLRLIYGPEYTAPENLERLRSRGLNAKRSLALREFALGVEALERFVRREPLRRVHECVFGVLALESEPVDPRL